The Salvia splendens isolate huo1 chromosome 20, SspV2, whole genome shotgun sequence nucleotide sequence GATACCtgactatttttattttactatttcggGATGGTTACTATAAAATTatgtaataaaaataattttgatatttcatGGAGTATAACACAATTAAGATAATAATATGATCCTCATATTAAATCATATATTTactcatttttataattatagagGGACAaaaagaagactacaatgatATACTACCCCCATCCCATATTAAGTGTCCACATTTgatattttagtccgtcccataataaaaattcattttcacttttactataaatggtaagtagatcacatattccattaactcattttacacatattttattataaaactaatatatgaaGTGAGACTTTTACTCCACTAATATTTTCAatccattttcatttatatttcttaaaatccgagTCAAATGTGAACACTTAATGTGAGATTGTGGTACtagaaatgaattaaatgagcgaaatcaATTTAGTTCAATCAAGCAGCGCCCAACGATAGACAGACACGTGTCATCTAGCTAAGCTTTCCGGACTCCTAAACTCTTTATGAACTTAAGTTTATGAAATCCTTGGGTTCCGTCACAGCAAATGTAGTACTTCACATGAATTTTACACATCAGTCAACCTGAGagattctagagagagagagactgtgtgtgtgcgtgtgtgtgcgGTTCTCAGCCAGTCAAAGCTTTTGCGGAAAGCGACAGCTCTAACCTCTATGTAAGCTCACCCTTTTCCGGTTGTATTTCGTACTACTATTGTTTAAATCTCTTGTGCGCATTAGCTTTAATTGGTTGATTGATTGATTGCGAGCTCTGTGTTGATCCACAGCTTGGTGATTTGGATGATCGGCAGCTGTAGGtatgttttcttttcatttgcTTCGTGAAATGCTGCTATTCGCCTGCTTTCGAAGTCAATTTTTCTTGGAAATGTGCTAATTATAGTGCTGTGGTTCTGATTTATGGGGCTATGATGTGGTTATTGTTAGGGTTTGAATCTGGAGCTGGATTTGGAAGCTTATCGATGCTTTGCGTTTAGAGGTATGGCTTCGGGTGGTGTAGCGGCTGATAAGCCGCAATGTGATGTGATGCTTGTGGATAAGCTCCCGGAGGAAATCAACGAGATGAAGATCGAAGatgagaaggttgaaaaggtTTGTTTTCTCATGTTGGATGCATTGGTGCTAGTGTAGGTGCTGATGTTTATATTGGttgtgattttgattttggttgcAGGAAATGGAAGCTGCTGTAGTAGATGGAAATGGAACTGAGACGGGGCACATAATTGTGACGACGATTGGGGGTAAAAATGGTCAGCCTAAGCAGGTATTATGTTGGATTTTTTTGGTTTGAAGTTGGTGTTTCGGTTTAGGAAGTCCGGGTTACTTTGTAATAGTATATACCGGTGATTTGAGATAAGTGAGGTAACTTAATCTTTCTAGGATTGGTTGTTTGTGGGTTTTATTGCAATTGTAGCTGTCTGCTTGGAAGTTTTTTTTCAAAGAACTATGATGAGCTTGATTTAGGTGGACTTAGGAATCTTGTCTCGAGTATTCCGATTTGGAGTGATAGAAAATGAAAAGGGACAAAGAAGTAGAAGAAAGTTTTTTGCATGTGGAGGATCTTATGTTACCTTCCTACATTGTCTCAGATTGCACCTTTATGTGTTTTTGACAAACCATTGAAACCATGCTAGTGTATGGTTCATTTGTCTGTATATTGTCATGTGATATGGAGCTTATTCAAATTATGAGCCTTAAATGCTATACTATGGTCAAATGGTTTATCTTATGGAATCCTGATGTACTGACCTGACCTACTATGTCCGTGATGTTTGTGTTTCTGTTTATACATAACTAAATGGGTTGTGAAACACTCTTGCTCTTACTATGTTGCCTTTTTCTCTTGTCAAATCTAAAGTTAATATCAGCTAAATCACTTTAACGACTAATGATCTTCTTTAATTGTGCTATGAATGAAGACTGTGGCTGAATATTGGCCTTTTGTTTGGTGTTTTCCTTATTTTCTTGTAAAGTTCGTTTTATTAAAGTGATTAACGCTGTCTGATCTCTCTGTTACGTCTCTTGTCAGACTATAAGTTATATGGCTGAGCGCATTGTAGGGCAGGGTTCTTTTGGAATTGTCTTTCAggtaagatttttttttcatttatgggTTTTTTGTGACATAGTTTGTGATGGTTTAGGAAAATTCAGTTAGTGATGTTGAGTGGATTTAGTTTTGATCCTTTGTTGAACTAAAAGGGTTGTAGATTTCTACTAGAATAACGTGTTCCAATTATACATCATTGGTGCTGGTTTGATTATAAAGAGAAGATGTTAAGAGCTGTGCTTGTTAAATTGCAGGCCAAATGTCTCGAAGCAGGTGAAACGGTTGCAATCAAGAAAGTTTTGCAGGATAAGAGATACAAAAACCGCGAATTGCAAACAATGCGCCTTCTGGATCACCCAAATGTTGTATCTCTTAAGCACTGTTTCTTCTCAACCACTGACAAAGATGAACTCTACCTGAATTTAGTTCTCGAATATGTGCCGGAGACAGTCTATCGTGTGGGTAGACACTATAGTAAAGCAAACCAGCGGATGCCTATGATATACGTCAAGCTTTATACGTATCAGGTTAGCCAACTTTTTACTGCTCATGCCTTGATATAAACATTAGCTGCAGTCTCAAAGTGTCTTATGAGTTCTATTGTCTCAGATTTTTAGAGCTTTGGCATATATTCATGGCATAGGAGTTTGCCACAGAGACATTAAACCTCAAAACCTTTTGGTACGCACTTATTTCCACaagtaattaaataaattgagatACTGTCATTTGACTGATTCAATCTACTGTTACAGGTCAATCCCCATACACATCAGCTCAAACTCTGTGATTTTGGAAGTGCAAAAGTTTTGGTATTTGCTTCACTTGTAACTCTGATATTGTGACTGATGTTTCAATTATTTACCACATTGAACTACCTGGTTTTCTTTTGCGCttttcttattaaaatgttGTCAGCATTGAACCAAAAAATTTCCTATTTGTGATGAATATCAATGTCTTTCATGTTTCCTTAACATGGGAGTATTCTTATCCACTGAAAAAGCTTAAAGTATTCCATCACATGTATCAGGTGAAAGGCGAGCCAAATATATCATATATTTGTTCCCGGTACTATCGCGCACCTGAACTGATATTCGGGGCTACTGAATACACCAGCGCCATTGACATCTGGTCTGTTGGGTGTGTCCTTGCTGAACTTCTTCTTGGCCAGGTTCTTAATAAGCTAAACCATTTCTATTCTAAAGCATACAGTCCCATATAACATATATATGTCTTATAATCTTCTCTCTGCACACTTTTTATTGTGTTTGGTAGCCGCTCTTTCATGGTGAGAGTGGAGTTGACCAGCTAGTAGAAATTATCAAGGTAAGCTTGCCTAATTAATTTAGACGAACACCTGGGGCACTCCGTTTTGCTTTCATCTGATTTCCAAATGACTAATTCGAACTGACTTGGTACTTGTATGGTTACATCTAGGTTCTTGGAACACCAACTCGCGAGGAAATAAAATGCATGAACCCAAATTATACGGAGTTCAAGTTTCCTCAAATTAAGGCTCATCCTTGGCACAAGGTTGGACACCGTATATGTTGATCACAATGCTTTAACTCTTTATATGCTGAATCGCTGATTATACTTTTCTTTGTAGATTTTTCACAAAAGGACTCCCCCCGAAGCTGTGGATCTTGTATCTAGGCTGCTTCAGTACTCCCCAAACTTACGATACTCTGCTGTGAGTTCCATTCTTTTGATGCATCATGTCCGGCTTCGtggtttcatttttgttgttaCTATGTTCTTTTAAGAGGACCGTACTTGTCTTAGCCACGTGACAAGAACTTCTGTGACATAAATTGATGTATCTTTgcatttttatgtttttcaaGTTGGAAGCTTGCATCCACCCGTTCTTCGATGAACTCCGCGATCCTAATACCCGGCTTCCTAATGGCCGTCCACTGCCTCCACTTTTTAACTTTAAGCCTGCAGGTCTTGCTCTCTCTTCTATTGCACTCTCACTTAATCCATGCTGAATTCTGTTTTTTGCTGACCCTGACTCGTACATTTTCAGAGCTAAAGGGAGCATCGTTAGAGTTGCTGTCGAAACTGGTACCCGAGCATGCTAGGAGGCAGTTCCCCGCCGTAGTTTCCTAAGGTTTATTGATATGTTGAAAAAGACCAATTTATGTTTTGTGTAAGCTGACACTCCTTGCTAGTTATGTAACATCTCACCTTGTCTCATTACCCTCTACGCTATGCCTTATTTTGTTCAAATTCCATTTCTTTTTAGGAGTATTTCTGATCATCTTATGCAGTTCtttatattttcaatttatcCCATTGACTCGGAAATTGTGTGTTCATTTATGAGTGACATCTAACCTTTCCCTAATTGAAGTGATAGAAGAATATCAATGAAGATCAGAGGGAGACAAGGCCATTGATGGAGTTTGTTGTTCTAGCTATATTTGAATTGTTAAAAGAAAAGGTTGTAAGAATATGCAACATTTGAAAATACTCCTGTGTGAGTGTTTTATAATCATATGTAGTACTACTAGTTTGGAAGTAAAACTTCAATATATGAAAAACACATAAGTTTACAATTTCAAATGCAAAGTTTTTTtgtatacaaaaaaaataactatTGCTCAACTCTTTCGCGTGTTGTGTACCACCTATGTTTAACATATTGCTAAGCCATTGGTTGTGTGATTATTATTTCAATCAAAATTGACATATTGCTAAGCCATTGGTTGTGTGATTATTATTTCAATCAAAATTGTATATTTGAAAGTTAGTATatgtaaaatataatttaatagtAAAACGCTTCTCCTTCAATCAATCAGAAACATCTTATTGAAGTTAATTGCAAATGACAAAATATCATTCATTACCTCTACTTTTcaccaattttaaaaaaatatgacgTATGAATTGTAATTagaaaaaagaatataaaattttttACAGTTGGAAATTTCTTTCCAACTTTTATTATGGCTGACAAAATATCAATCACTTTTATATTGCAGCAATTTCAAGAAAAACACTTGCCCACTCGTGAGAGTATAGAATTCATTCTACTTGCACTCCCTTTTCCCTTCATTACCTTCATTTTGAAGTGGTCAAACAATAAAGAAAGTGCATTTAAggttatactaatattttttttaacatgTGATTTTACGCAGTATTGTTACGTGAGTtgaatagataaaaataaattatgaaataaaataaaatatagagaatgaaatattgattttttagaaaaattaGTATCATTTTGATTGAGATATATCAAAAAAATGTAGATACTAATTgttattttaactaaaaaaagaaataaaattattcacTATCCAACTAAGTAATCAAAACAAATTACTGTACTATATAGAATTTAGGAATAAGATCTCAATCCTATATTGTCATGTTcatatttattgatttatttatttgcttTGATTTGGCGCGTGAGTTTCAAATTATTTGAATACATAAAATCAcacttattctctctctctctctatcataTTTTCACGTTctaaatttgtgattttattcTTCCCCAAATCTCTGCGCTCAATTCTCTCACTCTCGGTTTTACAGGTGGTGCTTCTGTTCGATTAGGGCGATTTGCGATTCATTTCGTTTTATTTTTTCTcgtttaattgtttaatcgcATTTTGATTTTCGGCTGTTGTATTCGTTTTGAGCTGACCTGATTTCGTGTTGAATTGCCTGCACAGAGTGATTTCTGTCATTTGGATTTCTGTTTGAAGGAGAGGAGTTAAGAGCTGTCGTAGGGCGTTCGGGATTGAAGCTGTACGGTGAGGTCACGGCTGAATTCCTTGTAAGTTTTCGGCCTCACACCGTTTTTCTTGTGTGGTGTTTGTTTCTGGCGAATTCTGATTGATTTTTGTGATGGAATATGACCATGAAAAATGTGAGATCGTTGAAATGGGTGATTTTCGGTCACTGGCGTCAGTGGTGTTATTCATTAAGGGGTTACAATTTAGGGATCTGCTTGAGTATGAAGAATTTTTAGGTTTTCCAGTAAGCTTTGGTATAATGTTCATCTTTGTGTATACATTCTCTCCTGATtgcttttattcatttttatttttcaaaacttTTGTGTATAATCAAATACTAGGTAGGTATTGTCAATTGCCTGTTTATAATTGATACTTTGGGGAGCTTTCGTCTTCTGAGTGCTTATTTGAATGCATAAGATTCAATGCTCTGTTGAAATCGATGGGCTTACTTCAATTGAATGACATCGTGATTTCCGGCTATTGTATTTGTTTTGAGCTAACCTACCTGATTGTGTGTTTGTATCAATCTTGTTTGTTGACTGTGTTTTTTAATTTCCTGCACAGAGGGATTTCTGTTGTTTGGATTTTTGTTTGAAGGAGAGGGGTCCAGAGTCGGTGTTGGGAGTTCAGGAGTGAAGTGGTTCAGTGAGCTCACAACTGAATTCCTTGTAAGTTTTCagcctttttccttttttttcttctgcaAATTTGTTTTTGGCGCATTGTGAATGACCATGTAATGGAATTACGATCATGCAAAAGGTGAGATTGTTAAATTGGGTGATTTCTGATCATTGGTATTATTACTCAAGGGGTTATAACCTAGGGCTCTGttgaattgaaggattttcaGGGGGAGGTTTGGTTTCTAATGCTCATGTTTGTGCACACATTCATCCTGCTTgctttttattcatttttattttttgaaatttttgtaGGAATATAGGCTTTGTAGGAATTGTCGTTTGGCTGTTTACACTTTATATTGTGGGCAGTTTTTGTCTTTTGTATACCTATTTGAATGTATAAGATTCAATGCTTTTTTCAAATTGATGTTCTTATTTCAGTTAAATGATATATTGAACAGGTTGAGAGTCTTTGCTGACAAAATTTGGGGAGAATGGTACCTTTTTCTCCCTTTTCTTACATTTTCTACGGATAACTCCGAgatttcatattttcatttgCTTGTCATTGATATGAGATATTAATGCATTTGTATGTAGTTCTGACTTGGTCTACTTCATTGTATTTTATGTCCCTAATGTttatgttcaggatgcaaatgTATCTGAAGGTAATTTTTCTGATATTGATTGGACTTCTGATGACGAGTCAGAAACTAATCTGGAAGCAGTTGCATCGGCCAACCCAACTTGTGCTGAAACTATTGTTGGCAATGAGGGGGTAAAGCTGCATTTCTGTATTAAACGCCAACTCTTATTGAAACTTTTATTACAGCTTGACCTCTATTGTATTAACTTCTTGTTTTGTATGAAGGCAAGCTCATCAAATGCCGCCCGTTCCAAGATGATTGGTCATTTTGTTGGAATGGGGTTTGCAGAGAAATTGGTCTTAAAAGCCATTGATGAAAATGGTATAGACAGTAGACTATTTTATAAAGTGACTTAGGCTTTTGAGATAATTGTcactttaaaaaaattaattgtctCATGCAGGAGAAGGAGATCCTGACTCAATACTCAATTTGATCTTAACATTCTCGGTAAGTGATATGCATACATTACTAACATGTGGCGTGGATTTGTAATCAGCTGCCATTCCTTGGTTATGTATAATTGGTGTTTGCAGACTCTTGAAGAGTCCCCACCACAGCAGCTGAGCACAAATTCTGACCCATGCTCTTCTGGTAACAATGAGAACTTTCTCAATGATCTTTCCGATATGGACAGCTGGTCCGAAGATGAACTAGAAGTACGTGAAGCTTTACTAGTCCTTTTACACTCCACATTATATCCTTTTGCatgaaaaaatatttcaagCAACTCTTACGTGCATTTGTTATTTAGGTCTGTTGCATAACTTCTTTGGCCAGAACTTGTCATTTTTGGTTTCTTTCTTTTGCATATACTATAATTTTATGTCTAAAATCAAATGACCATAAACTGTGGTCTATTTTGTATACTTTCATTCAGTTATAATCATCAATATTTACTTATTATCATTTCTAATGATATGTGCCTTTTTTTTACTCGCCATGTAGGACCGTTTGAAGGGAAATGGTGGTTATAAATCAGAGAAGCACAAGATGTTGTTGTCATTGGCAGAATCTGGATCGTtgtcagagagagagagaaaattgctGGACTTAGCAAACATGGGATACACTCTGGAAGATGCGGAACTTGCTTTGGAAAGATGTGAGTACACAAATGTGCTACCtattgtttctttatttttggGGTGCATTCTGTGATATTAATATGATTCTCagttcatttcctttttctgcTTAACCTTTTCTgaaatttactttattttcctgAATATTGTTCCTTAAGTTTTGGTGGTAATTATTGCTGATTTATGCACGTACCATGTTTTACAAGGGTCAGTTTTGAGTGTCTTATATGGTTTGAACCCCTATTTATTTGCTGCCACTGATTAGGGCCAGAAGCCCCGGTTGATGATTTGATTGAGATCATAGGTGCTGCTCAAATGGCTAGAGAGGAGGACTGCTACTTGCCTGAAGACGACCTCAAGGTAAACTTTTTCATTTTGTTAATGTTTAAACCTATCAATCAGATCTTTGAGACTTGTGCTGACTATTTTTTGCCATTTCTCACAGCCAAAACTCATTCTCAGTGGTGGCAACAAAAGCAAGAAGAGAAAacattttgagatgaagaagaatgTGATAGAGGAGTCGATCCGCTTGCCTAATCCAATGATTGGATATGGCGTTCCCTCCATGCAGCCGCGGGAGCGGGTTCATCGTTCCTTGCCACTAGAAGCAAGAGGCCCCCCATACTTCTACTATGAGAATGTTGCCCTTACACCAAAGGGGGTATGGGACACCATCTCGCGGTTCCTTTACGACATCGAGCCGGAATTCGTCGACTCGAAGTTCTTCTCAGCATGCGCAAGAAAGAGGGGCTACATCCACAATCTGCCCATCGAGAACCGGTTTCCCCTCGTACCTCTCCCACCCCTTACCATTCAGCAGGCTTTTCCTTTATCAAGAAGGTGGTGGCCTTCGTGGGATCCAAGAGACAAGATGAACTGCATCCAGACTGCTATAGCGAGTGCGAAGCTGACAGAGAGGATCCGCACTGCGCTGGAGAGGAGTGGAGAGGGTGACCCACCGGAAGCCATCCAGCGTTATGTCATGGAGCAGTGTCGTAAGTGGAACTTGGTGTGGGTGGGGCGGAACAAAGTTGCTCCTCTGGAGCCAGATGAAGTGGAGATGCTCTTGGGGTTCCCAAAGAACCACACGAGGGGCGGTGGGATCAGCCGAACTGACAGATACAAGTCCCTGGGAAACTCTTTCCAGGTCAGCAATCTCGAACTCGATGCTTTCTAATTTAGTTTTCGTTTGCTCCTTGATTTCTGATTCTTCATGTTCTGATAAATTCTTTCGGGTTCGAACATAGGTCGACACTGTGGCCTATCATCTGTCGGTGCTCAGGGACATGTTCCCTCACGGCGTCAATGTGCTGTCCCTCTTCTCCGGGATAGGTGGAGCAGAGGTGGCGCTCCACCGGCTCGGGATCAAACTGAAGAACGTCGTCTCCATCGAGAAATCCAAGGCGAACAGGGACATAGTGAGGAGTTGGTGGGAGCAAACCAACCAGACCGGTAGCCTGATCGATTTTGACGATGTGACATCGTTTGACGCTGCCAGAGTCGAGCAGATCATCGGTACCATCGGAAATTTCGATCTGGTGGTCGGAGGAAGCCCCTGCAACAACCTGGCAGGAAGCAACAGAGTCAGTAGAGATGGCCTTGAGGGTAAGGAGTCCTCTCTTTTTTATGATTATTTTCGTATATTAGATTTAGTCAAACTGTACAGGCAGTAAGAGGTCTAACTTTGATGTAAAATTAATTGGAATCGGATGAATTTGCACCTTGTCATTACTACaatttgttttccttttctGATTTGTGTCGAACAAAATtaattcatatttcattatatTTAGCCCTTTTCACTTCCCTAATAGTATCTGATTACAGCTGCAGAATTGATTTGCAAATCTCTATAATTGTGTAGATGTACATTATAGTAAATTGTGTTGTACCTTATATTGCTTAACTTGATGCTAGTGACCAAAAATTGCTTAAATTTGAGATGATTTATGCATATAACGATATTTGGTTTATTTATTTGTACCTAAAATACTTGAAGGATTCTAAATTTTGGAAGTCATtggaaaatatcatttgaaCTTGAGAGAAAAATTGCATAAATAACTTGACTGAGCACAATATTTGATCGAAAAATAATTAGCTTATCTaccaaaataataac carries:
- the LOC121782522 gene encoding shaggy-related protein kinase epsilon-like isoform X2, which gives rise to MASGGVAADKPQCDVMLVDKLPEEINEMKIEDEKEMEAAVVDGNGTETGHIIVTTIGGKNGQPKQTISYMAERIVGQGSFGIVFQAKCLEAGETVAIKKVLQDKRYKNRELQTMRLLDHPNVVSLKHCFFSTTDKDELYLNLVLEYVPETVYRVGRHYSKANQRMPMIYVKLYTYQIFRALAYIHGIGVCHRDIKPQNLLVNPHTHQLKLCDFGSAKVLVKGEPNISYICSRYYRAPELIFGATEYTSAIDIWSVGCVLAELLLGQPLFHGESGVDQLVEIIKVLGTPTREEIKCMNPNYTEFKFPQIKAHPWHKIFHKRTPPEAVDLVSRLLQYSPNLRYSALEACIHPFFDELRDPNTRLPNGRPLPPLFNFKPAELKGASLELLSKLVPEHARRQFPAVVS
- the LOC121782522 gene encoding shaggy-related protein kinase epsilon-like isoform X1 — protein: MASGGVAADKPQCDVMLVDKLPEEINEMKIEDEKVEKEMEAAVVDGNGTETGHIIVTTIGGKNGQPKQTISYMAERIVGQGSFGIVFQAKCLEAGETVAIKKVLQDKRYKNRELQTMRLLDHPNVVSLKHCFFSTTDKDELYLNLVLEYVPETVYRVGRHYSKANQRMPMIYVKLYTYQIFRALAYIHGIGVCHRDIKPQNLLVNPHTHQLKLCDFGSAKVLVKGEPNISYICSRYYRAPELIFGATEYTSAIDIWSVGCVLAELLLGQPLFHGESGVDQLVEIIKVLGTPTREEIKCMNPNYTEFKFPQIKAHPWHKIFHKRTPPEAVDLVSRLLQYSPNLRYSALEACIHPFFDELRDPNTRLPNGRPLPPLFNFKPAELKGASLELLSKLVPEHARRQFPAVVS
- the LOC121780876 gene encoding DNA (cytosine-5)-methyltransferase DRM2-like, with product MDANVSEGNFSDIDWTSDDESETNLEAVASANPTCAETIVGNEGASSSNAARSKMIGHFVGMGFAEKLVLKAIDENGEGDPDSILNLILTFSTLEESPPQQLSTNSDPCSSGNNENFLNDLSDMDSWSEDELEDRLKGNGGYKSEKHKMLLSLAESGSLSERERKLLDLANMGYTLEDAELALERWPEAPVDDLIEIIGAAQMAREEDCYLPEDDLKPKLILSGGNKSKKRKHFEMKKNVIEESIRLPNPMIGYGVPSMQPRERVHRSLPLEARGPPYFYYENVALTPKGVWDTISRFLYDIEPEFVDSKFFSACARKRGYIHNLPIENRFPLVPLPPLTIQQAFPLSRRWWPSWDPRDKMNCIQTAIASAKLTERIRTALERSGEGDPPEAIQRYVMEQCRKWNLVWVGRNKVAPLEPDEVEMLLGFPKNHTRGGGISRTDRYKSLGNSFQVDTVAYHLSVLRDMFPHGVNVLSLFSGIGGAEVALHRLGIKLKNVVSIEKSKANRDIVRSWWEQTNQTGSLIDFDDVTSFDAARVEQIIGTIGNFDLVVGGSPCNNLAGSNRVSRDGLEGKESSLFYDYFRILDLVKLYRQ